One segment of Jatrophihabitans sp. DNA contains the following:
- a CDS encoding arsenate reductase ArsC: protein MIIKPSVLFVCVHNAGRSQMAAGWLMHLAGDRIEVRSAGSQPAEQINPIAVQAMSEVGIDITTEQPKLLTVGAVRDCDVVITMGCGDTCPVLPGKRYEDWELEDPAGKDITVVRRVRDDIRDRIEALAAELG, encoded by the coding sequence ATGATCATCAAGCCCAGTGTCCTGTTCGTGTGCGTGCACAATGCCGGACGCTCCCAGATGGCCGCCGGCTGGCTCATGCACCTGGCGGGCGACCGGATCGAGGTTCGCTCGGCGGGTTCTCAACCGGCCGAGCAGATCAATCCGATTGCCGTGCAGGCTATGAGCGAGGTGGGAATCGACATCACCACCGAGCAGCCCAAGCTGCTCACCGTCGGCGCCGTACGCGACTGCGACGTCGTCATCACCATGGGCTGTGGCGACACCTGCCCTGTCCTTCCGGGCAAACGCTACGAGGACTGGGAACTCGAAGACCCCGCCGGCAAGGACATCACCGTGGTACGGCGCGTGCGAGACGACATCCGTGATCGGATCGAAGCGCTTGCCGCCGAGCTTGGCTGA
- a CDS encoding LUD domain-containing protein, with translation MTARDEVLARISAALAPVRGPAPGAGEVSAPAALPRRYRRAGEVSAGDPAGGAPAGPAHRAGLADLLIDRLVDYRATVTRCEPAGVAAVLAQRLSRHRIESVLVPDGFPERWLIDTSAERRADEALTPVQLDRIDGVLCTCALAIAETGTIVLDAGPGQGRRALSLVPDYLLIVLECEQIVAGVPEALAQLDAGRPLTWISGPSATSDIELHRVEGVHGPRTLDVILIDSEGALA, from the coding sequence ATGACGGCCCGCGACGAGGTGCTGGCCAGGATCAGCGCCGCTCTGGCGCCGGTTCGCGGCCCGGCCCCCGGCGCCGGGGAGGTCAGCGCTCCCGCGGCGCTACCGCGGCGCTACCGCCGGGCCGGCGAGGTTAGCGCGGGCGATCCCGCTGGCGGCGCTCCTGCCGGCCCGGCGCACCGGGCGGGGTTGGCGGACCTGCTGATCGATCGGCTGGTCGACTACCGCGCCACCGTCACCCGGTGCGAGCCGGCCGGCGTCGCCGCCGTGCTGGCGCAGCGGCTGAGTCGGCATCGCATTGAATCGGTGCTGGTTCCCGACGGTTTTCCTGAGCGGTGGCTGATTGACACCAGCGCTGAGCGTCGCGCCGATGAGGCGTTGACGCCTGTGCAGCTGGACCGGATCGACGGCGTGCTGTGCACCTGCGCGCTTGCCATCGCCGAGACCGGGACCATCGTGCTCGACGCCGGGCCGGGCCAGGGCCGCCGGGCTCTCAGCCTGGTGCCGGACTACCTGCTTATCGTGCTCGAGTGCGAGCAGATCGTCGCAGGGGTGCCCGAGGCCCTGGCCCAGCTCGACGCGGGGCGGCCGCTCACCTGGATCAGCGGTCCCAGCGCGACCAGCGACATCGAGCTTCACCGCGTCGAGGGCGTGCACGGTCCGCGCACGCTCGACGTGATCCTGATCGACTCCGAGGGTGCCCTCGCCTGA
- a CDS encoding LutB/LldF family L-lactate oxidation iron-sulfur protein codes for MPTAPPGVGQLRGEQSFPDAAEAALANPQLRRNLANATGAIRAKRAAVVAEVQDWQELRAAAAAIKDEVLANLDSYLSQLEARVTERGGVVHWARDAAEANRIVTELVMATGSREVVKVKSMATQEIGLNEALEAAGILAFETDLAELIVQLGHDRPSHILVPAIHRNRSEIRDIFLSEMAGVDPELTDEPAALAEAARRYLRQKFLSAKVAISGANFAVAETGALVIVESEGNGRMCLTLPETLITVMGIEKLVPSFTDLEVFLQLLPRSSTGERMNPYTSIWTGVHPGDGPKEFHLVLLDNGRTATLADEQGRAALRCIRCSACLNVCPVYERTGGHAYGSVYPGPIGAVLSPQLTGVADNASLPFASTLCGACYDVCPVAIDIPTMLVHLRDRVNQDKAAGHRLPTAEAAGMAAASWAMRGRRRWTWLLRAARLGRLAQLSRLSRSGAGRRLLPPPLSSWVNSRDLPQPPAQSFRDWWSEQR; via the coding sequence ATGCCGACCGCTCCGCCCGGAGTGGGGCAGCTGCGCGGTGAGCAGTCGTTTCCCGACGCCGCCGAGGCCGCGCTGGCCAACCCCCAGCTCCGGCGCAATCTGGCCAACGCCACCGGCGCCATCCGCGCCAAACGGGCCGCGGTGGTGGCAGAGGTCCAGGACTGGCAGGAGCTGCGGGCCGCCGCCGCGGCGATCAAGGACGAGGTGCTGGCCAACCTGGACAGCTACCTGTCACAGCTCGAGGCGCGGGTCACCGAGCGGGGCGGGGTGGTGCACTGGGCGCGAGATGCCGCCGAAGCCAACCGGATCGTCACCGAGCTGGTAATGGCGACGGGCTCACGCGAGGTCGTGAAGGTCAAGTCGATGGCCACCCAGGAGATCGGCCTGAACGAGGCTCTCGAAGCGGCTGGCATTTTGGCGTTCGAGACCGACCTGGCCGAGCTCATCGTGCAACTGGGACACGACCGGCCCAGCCACATCCTGGTTCCCGCGATCCACCGCAACCGCAGCGAGATCCGTGACATCTTCCTGTCCGAGATGGCCGGTGTCGACCCGGAGTTGACCGATGAGCCGGCCGCGCTGGCCGAGGCGGCCCGCCGGTACCTGCGGCAGAAGTTCCTGAGCGCCAAGGTGGCGATCAGCGGCGCGAACTTCGCGGTCGCCGAAACCGGCGCCCTGGTGATCGTGGAGTCCGAGGGCAACGGCCGGATGTGCCTGACGCTGCCGGAGACCCTGATCACCGTGATGGGCATCGAGAAACTGGTGCCCAGCTTCACTGATCTAGAGGTGTTTCTGCAGCTGTTGCCGCGGTCTTCCACCGGCGAGCGGATGAACCCCTACACCTCCATCTGGACCGGCGTGCATCCCGGCGACGGGCCGAAAGAGTTTCACCTTGTCCTGTTGGACAATGGCCGCACCGCCACGCTGGCCGACGAGCAGGGCCGGGCTGCCCTGCGGTGCATCCGGTGCTCGGCCTGCCTCAACGTCTGCCCGGTCTATGAACGCACCGGCGGCCACGCCTACGGCTCGGTGTACCCCGGGCCCATCGGGGCGGTGCTGTCTCCCCAGCTGACCGGAGTGGCCGACAACGCCAGCCTGCCGTTCGCCTCCACGCTGTGCGGGGCGTGTTACGACGTCTGCCCGGTGGCCATCGACATCCCGACGATGTTGGTGCACTTGCGCGACCGGGTCAACCAGGACAAGGCGGCTGGCCACCGGCTGCCCACCGCTGAGGCAGCCGGCATGGCGGCAGCGTCCTGGGCGATGCGAGGTCGCCGGCGCTGGACGTGGCTGCTGCGCGCCGCTCGACTGGGCCGGCTGGCTCAGCTGTCCCGGCTCAGCAGGTCCGGCGCGGGGCGCCGCCTGTTGCCGCCGCCGCTGTCGTCCTGGGTGAACTCTAGGGATCTGCCGCAGCCGCCGGCGCAGTCGTTTCGCGACTGGTGGTCCGAGCAGCGATGA
- a CDS encoding (Fe-S)-binding protein, whose protein sequence is MRVALFATCLVDGLFPDVARATVRLLRRLGHEVVFPQEQSCCGQMHLNTGYPAEALPLIRRQAQVFADFEAIVAPSGSCTGSIRHQHADTARRFGDERLAVAAEAVAARTYELSEFLVDVAGVTDVGAHFPHRVAYHPTCHSLRLLRVGDKPMALLRAVADIELVELAAADSCCGFGGTFALKNSAVSAAMLADKVAAVRASEATVCSAGDSSCLMHIGGGLSRLHVGARTLHLAQILASTRSEPALV, encoded by the coding sequence ATGAGAGTCGCGCTGTTCGCGACCTGCCTGGTTGACGGGCTGTTTCCCGACGTCGCCCGGGCTACGGTGCGGCTGTTGCGGCGGCTGGGGCACGAGGTGGTGTTTCCGCAGGAGCAGTCCTGCTGCGGCCAGATGCACCTGAACACCGGTTATCCCGCTGAGGCCCTGCCGTTGATCCGTCGTCAGGCTCAGGTGTTCGCCGACTTCGAGGCCATCGTGGCGCCGAGTGGGTCATGCACCGGCTCGATCCGGCACCAGCACGCCGACACCGCGCGCCGGTTCGGCGACGAGCGGCTTGCCGTGGCCGCCGAGGCGGTCGCCGCGCGCACCTACGAGCTGTCGGAATTCCTGGTCGACGTCGCCGGCGTCACCGACGTCGGCGCGCACTTTCCGCACCGGGTCGCCTACCACCCGACCTGCCACTCGTTGCGGCTGCTGCGGGTCGGCGACAAGCCGATGGCCCTGTTGCGAGCCGTTGCCGACATCGAGCTCGTCGAACTGGCCGCCGCGGACTCCTGTTGCGGCTTCGGAGGGACCTTCGCCCTGAAGAACAGCGCGGTGTCGGCGGCGATGCTGGCCGACAAGGTCGCCGCGGTCCGGGCGAGCGAGGCGACGGTCTGCTCAGCAGGGGACTCCTCGTGTCTGATGCACATCGGCGGTGGGCTGTCCCGGCTGCACGTCGGCGCCCGCACCCTGCATCTGGCGCAGATTCTGGCCAGCACCCGGTCCGAGCCGGCGCTGGTATGA
- a CDS encoding S8 family serine peptidase produces the protein MRRSRIIVAAVAVALAVPALAVSSAGATSQNADHQSDQGAATSYVVLTQAGESAQTLAEQLRADGASVTSVNEAIGLLTVTSRNTGFVSRTRGLAGVEGVGRDRSIGSHPEAAGPRDAVENEAQLAAVAGNAPAAATSARPGDPLDSLLWGMDMINAPAAHQIERGDHRVTVGILDTGIDGDHPDLHSNFSKKLSRNFTTDIVDIDGPCEFAGCVDPANWDDSGHGTHTAGTVAAALNGMGLSGVAPGVTLVNIRAGQDSGYFFLGPVTSALTYAGDAGLDVVNMSFYLDPWLYNCAGGAPEDSASAAADQDVAIEAITRAINYANGHDVTLVGSLGNNHEDLSQPRHDVSSPDYGADPYERTIDNATCHIFPVEGPNVIGVSSLGPSGKKSDFSNYTTDLTSGEIEVSAPGGWFRDGFGTPTYRANGNQILSTAPTHILQNSGQVDASGNITPAGVAAGVQKACDDEGKCGFYRYLQGTSMAAPHATGVAALAISAHGHKDASPARGFTWEPASVAALLAATATDHACPAGGVQSYTQEGRSAEFTATCVGTPEFNGFYGAGIVNALGVVQ, from the coding sequence ATGCGCAGATCCCGGATCATCGTCGCGGCAGTGGCCGTGGCATTGGCCGTGCCGGCACTGGCCGTGAGCAGTGCTGGCGCCACGTCACAGAACGCCGATCACCAGTCCGACCAGGGCGCGGCGACGTCCTACGTCGTGCTCACCCAGGCCGGCGAGTCAGCCCAGACGCTGGCTGAGCAGTTGCGCGCCGACGGCGCGAGCGTCACCTCGGTCAACGAGGCGATCGGACTGCTCACGGTCACCTCGCGCAACACCGGGTTCGTCTCCCGGACCCGTGGGCTGGCCGGCGTCGAGGGCGTCGGCCGCGACCGCTCGATCGGCTCCCATCCCGAGGCAGCCGGCCCGCGCGACGCAGTCGAGAACGAGGCCCAACTGGCCGCCGTCGCCGGCAACGCGCCTGCCGCGGCCACCTCGGCACGGCCCGGCGACCCGCTGGACAGCCTGTTGTGGGGCATGGACATGATCAACGCTCCCGCCGCGCACCAGATCGAGCGAGGCGACCACCGGGTCACCGTCGGCATCCTCGACACCGGGATCGACGGCGACCACCCCGACCTGCACTCCAACTTCAGCAAGAAGCTGTCGCGCAACTTCACCACCGACATCGTCGACATCGACGGCCCGTGCGAGTTCGCCGGCTGCGTCGACCCGGCGAACTGGGACGACAGCGGGCACGGCACCCACACCGCCGGCACTGTCGCGGCCGCGCTCAACGGCATGGGCCTCAGCGGCGTGGCGCCCGGCGTCACGCTGGTCAACATCCGGGCCGGCCAGGACAGCGGCTACTTCTTCCTGGGCCCGGTCACCAGCGCCCTCACCTACGCCGGCGACGCCGGCCTCGACGTGGTGAACATGTCGTTCTACCTCGACCCGTGGCTCTACAACTGCGCAGGCGGAGCGCCGGAGGACAGTGCCAGCGCGGCGGCCGATCAGGACGTTGCCATCGAGGCGATCACCCGTGCGATCAACTACGCCAACGGCCACGACGTCACGCTGGTCGGCTCGCTGGGCAACAACCACGAGGACCTGTCCCAGCCGCGCCATGACGTCTCCAGCCCGGACTACGGCGCCGACCCCTACGAGCGCACGATCGACAACGCCACCTGCCACATCTTCCCGGTCGAGGGCCCCAACGTCATCGGCGTCTCCTCGCTCGGCCCGTCGGGCAAGAAGTCGGACTTCTCCAACTACACCACCGACCTCACCTCCGGTGAGATCGAGGTGTCGGCTCCCGGTGGCTGGTTCCGCGACGGCTTCGGCACGCCGACCTACCGCGCCAACGGCAACCAGATCCTGTCCACGGCGCCGACCCACATCCTGCAGAACTCAGGCCAGGTCGACGCCTCCGGCAACATCACCCCGGCCGGCGTGGCCGCCGGTGTGCAGAAGGCGTGCGACGACGAGGGCAAGTGCGGCTTCTACCGCTACCTCCAGGGCACCTCGATGGCAGCGCCGCACGCCACCGGTGTCGCCGCCCTCGCGATCAGCGCCCACGGGCACAAGGACGCCAGCCCCGCTCGCGGGTTCACCTGGGAGCCGGCCTCGGTGGCGGCTCTGCTGGCCGCCACCGCGACCGACCACGCGTGCCCCGCTGGTGGAGTCCAGTCCTACACCCAAGAGGGACGCTCGGCGGAGTTCACCGCCACCTGCGTCGGGACGCCGGAGTTCAACGGCTTCTACGGCGCGGGCATCGTCAACGCCCTGGGAGTCGTCCAGTAA
- the tcmP gene encoding three-Cys-motif partner protein TcmP: MATGARDKYWSEQALPSVFKHTLLDKYVPPFAGMTGSIGRRVVYLDGYAGRGRYANGTPASAEKIMMVAQKQFESVGLAWTCFFVEQDAESARVLHGVVSEYVAKGVTAHAHRGDVQDILDRVVTSAVGCPLFLFLDPCGLGLPFDRMSGLLNGERKKGWPPTEFLLNFSLEAVRRIGGHVTASQPNEATLRRMDGTVGGPWWREHFAGGVTDNAVEAVVAGFSRRLSTATGMDLVPVPVRRAPTHKPVYDLIFGTRAPHGLWVFGDAVARSTQAWWDTLEEVEVDAQAEEDQGSLFTTTAIVRPVLETVEEAALPVIADNLRTLLRSYPAGFRVVDHTKAVFGGFYGQVRESVVRKAVKALHQQGGTAATGVGGKTRELVVLPPT; the protein is encoded by the coding sequence ATGGCGACGGGGGCCAGAGATAAGTATTGGTCGGAGCAGGCGTTACCCAGCGTCTTCAAGCACACCCTGCTCGACAAGTACGTGCCCCCGTTCGCCGGGATGACTGGCTCAATTGGGCGTCGGGTTGTCTACCTCGATGGCTACGCCGGACGAGGGCGGTACGCCAACGGCACGCCCGCGTCTGCCGAGAAGATCATGATGGTCGCGCAGAAGCAGTTTGAGAGCGTTGGCCTCGCCTGGACCTGTTTTTTCGTTGAGCAAGATGCAGAATCAGCCCGCGTTCTGCACGGAGTTGTCTCCGAGTACGTCGCCAAGGGCGTGACCGCCCACGCCCACCGGGGAGACGTGCAGGACATCCTCGACCGAGTGGTCACCTCAGCCGTCGGATGCCCCTTGTTCCTGTTCCTGGACCCCTGCGGGCTGGGACTGCCGTTTGACCGGATGAGCGGGCTCCTCAACGGTGAGCGCAAGAAGGGCTGGCCGCCCACTGAGTTTCTGCTCAATTTCAGCCTGGAAGCCGTTCGCCGGATCGGCGGACACGTCACCGCCAGCCAGCCTAACGAGGCGACGCTGAGGCGGATGGACGGCACCGTGGGCGGCCCCTGGTGGCGCGAGCACTTCGCGGGTGGAGTTACCGACAACGCCGTCGAGGCAGTCGTTGCTGGCTTCTCCCGGCGCCTGTCCACCGCGACAGGAATGGATCTGGTGCCGGTTCCGGTGCGGCGAGCCCCCACACACAAGCCGGTCTACGACCTCATCTTCGGCACCCGCGCACCGCACGGCCTTTGGGTGTTCGGCGACGCGGTCGCGCGTAGCACGCAGGCGTGGTGGGACACCCTTGAGGAGGTCGAGGTGGACGCCCAGGCTGAGGAAGACCAGGGCTCGCTGTTCACCACCACGGCCATCGTCCGCCCCGTCCTAGAGACGGTCGAGGAGGCCGCCCTGCCGGTTATCGCCGACAACCTGCGGACACTCCTGCGCTCCTACCCTGCCGGGTTTCGAGTGGTCGACCACACCAAGGCCGTGTTCGGCGGCTTCTACGGGCAGGTCCGGGAGTCGGTGGTCCGGAAAGCGGTCAAGGCGCTGCACCAGCAGGGCGGCACCGCCGCTACCGGCGTCGGCGGCAAGACCCGAGAGCTGGTCGTCTTGCCTCCGACTTAG
- a CDS encoding phage Gp37/Gp68 family protein, giving the protein MASKSAIEWTEVTWNPTTGCDRVSVGCDNCYALTLAKRLKAMGAEKYQNDGDPRSSGPGFDVTVHPQALSAPFSWGQPRVVFVNSMSDLFHARVPLDFVRQVFEVMAATPQHTYQVLTKRAARLRKVADQLDWPDNVWMGVSVENSDVLNRIDDLRGVPAAVRFLSCEPLLGPLDDINLAGIHWVIAGGESGSGHRPLDPEWVINLRDACQSARLPFFFKQWGGRTPKAGGRTLEGLIWDEMPATRLTTA; this is encoded by the coding sequence GTGGCGAGCAAGAGTGCTATCGAGTGGACCGAAGTTACCTGGAACCCCACGACCGGCTGTGACCGAGTATCGGTGGGTTGCGACAACTGCTACGCGCTGACGCTGGCCAAGCGGCTGAAGGCCATGGGTGCCGAGAAGTACCAGAACGACGGAGATCCACGCAGCAGTGGTCCGGGGTTCGACGTGACCGTGCACCCGCAGGCTCTCTCGGCGCCTTTCTCTTGGGGTCAGCCGCGCGTGGTCTTCGTGAACTCGATGAGCGACCTGTTCCACGCCCGCGTTCCGCTCGACTTCGTTCGCCAGGTCTTCGAGGTCATGGCCGCGACGCCACAGCACACCTACCAAGTGCTCACCAAGCGCGCCGCTCGCCTGCGGAAGGTCGCTGACCAGTTGGATTGGCCGGACAACGTATGGATGGGCGTCAGTGTGGAGAACAGCGACGTGCTCAACCGGATCGATGACCTGCGCGGCGTTCCTGCGGCCGTTCGCTTTCTGTCCTGCGAGCCGCTTCTTGGGCCACTCGATGACATCAATCTGGCGGGGATTCATTGGGTTATCGCCGGTGGCGAGAGCGGCTCAGGGCACCGGCCGCTGGACCCGGAGTGGGTCATCAACTTGCGGGATGCCTGCCAGTCAGCGCGATTGCCGTTTTTCTTCAAGCAGTGGGGTGGTCGTACACCGAAGGCCGGTGGGCGCACGCTCGAGGGCCTGATCTGGGATGAGATGCCCGCAACGCGACTAACGACGGCCTAG
- a CDS encoding lysophospholipid acyltransferase family protein: MSRAHRPKAGFWIRLCAVIIGPLTTLLFKIRWHHLDRMPAHGGVLVAVNHISQADTATMAWMIWQSGRIPRFLIKSSVFGWPILGPIMTGGGQIPVYRSGSQAADSLRPAEQALRDGECVVIYPEGTITADPDYWPMQAKTGVARLALACPDVPVIPIGQWGAHRTLGRGGRFRPFPRRRHEAIVGEPVELGKYRDVEPTAEVLRAVTDEIMAAVTAQVERLRAAPDR; encoded by the coding sequence ATGAGCCGAGCGCACCGACCCAAGGCCGGTTTCTGGATCAGGCTGTGCGCCGTGATCATCGGCCCACTGACCACGCTGCTGTTCAAGATCCGCTGGCACCACCTGGACCGGATGCCGGCGCACGGCGGCGTCCTGGTGGCGGTCAACCACATCTCCCAGGCCGACACCGCGACCATGGCGTGGATGATCTGGCAGTCCGGGCGGATCCCCCGCTTTCTGATCAAGTCGAGCGTGTTCGGCTGGCCGATCCTGGGACCGATCATGACCGGCGGCGGTCAGATACCGGTCTACCGCTCCGGTAGCCAGGCCGCCGACTCGCTGCGACCCGCCGAGCAGGCGCTGCGCGACGGCGAGTGCGTGGTCATCTATCCCGAGGGCACCATCACCGCCGACCCCGACTACTGGCCGATGCAGGCCAAGACCGGCGTGGCCCGGCTGGCCCTGGCCTGCCCAGACGTCCCGGTCATTCCGATCGGCCAGTGGGGAGCGCACCGGACGCTCGGACGGGGCGGACGGTTCCGGCCATTTCCACGGCGCCGGCACGAGGCCATCGTCGGTGAGCCGGTCGAGCTGGGCAAGTACCGCGACGTCGAGCCGACCGCTGAGGTGCTGCGGGCGGTCACCGACGAGATCATGGCCGCCGTGACAGCACAGGTGGAGCGCCTGCGCGCGGCGCCCGACAGGTAA
- a CDS encoding GNAT family N-acetyltransferase has protein sequence MPDLLPPSAALAPSFLSAMADFAAEGRGSPQDDSALGRHLTRFAAQWHTPQGFERFLAELRREGDTSAPPPPDWVHTSTYWWAEGTRFLGSIRIRHELTPRVLESAGHIGYDIAPAARRRGHGTAMLRAALPIAAGMGIEQALITCDVDNVGSRKVIEANGGVLEDERDGKLRFWAPTHVG, from the coding sequence ATGCCTGACCTGCTGCCGCCCAGCGCCGCGCTGGCGCCGTCCTTCCTATCCGCGATGGCCGACTTCGCCGCCGAGGGCCGGGGCAGCCCGCAGGATGACAGCGCGCTCGGCCGCCACCTGACCCGCTTTGCCGCGCAGTGGCACACCCCGCAGGGATTCGAGCGGTTTCTGGCCGAGTTGCGCAGGGAGGGCGACACCTCAGCGCCCCCGCCGCCGGACTGGGTGCACACCAGCACCTACTGGTGGGCCGAGGGAACGCGGTTTCTGGGCAGCATTCGGATCCGGCACGAGCTGACACCGCGAGTGCTCGAATCCGCCGGGCACATCGGTTACGACATCGCGCCCGCGGCACGTCGGCGCGGTCATGGCACCGCGATGTTGCGGGCCGCCCTGCCGATCGCGGCCGGCATGGGCATCGAGCAGGCGTTGATCACCTGCGACGTCGACAACGTCGGCTCGCGCAAGGTGATCGAGGCCAACGGCGGCGTGCTCGAAGACGAGCGGGACGGCAAGCTGCGGTTCTGGGCGCCTACCCACGTCGGCTGA
- a CDS encoding lysozyme, with amino-acid sequence MFGVQPRAARARTKLGAVLAAVTVGAGMVAALTLGASQASAATYVNGMDVSGHQGNVAWSTAWANGARFAYVKATEGTSYKNPYFAQQYNGSYNVGMIRGAYHFALPNNSGGATQADYFVNNGGGWSGDGRTLPPALDIEYNPYGATCFGLSRASMISWIKAFSDRVHYRTNKYPMIYTTLDWWTTCTGNTSAFAATNPFWIARYSSTPPTPPAGSATWTMWQYSDSGIYPGDQNYFNGAYTQLQALATNPH; translated from the coding sequence ATGTTCGGAGTACAGCCACGTGCCGCCCGGGCGCGCACCAAGCTCGGCGCCGTTCTGGCCGCCGTGACCGTCGGCGCAGGAATGGTGGCAGCCCTCACCCTCGGCGCCTCGCAGGCGAGCGCGGCGACCTACGTCAACGGCATGGACGTCTCCGGTCACCAGGGCAACGTCGCCTGGTCGACCGCGTGGGCCAACGGCGCTCGGTTCGCCTACGTCAAGGCGACCGAGGGCACCAGCTACAAGAACCCCTACTTCGCCCAGCAGTACAACGGCTCTTACAACGTGGGCATGATCCGCGGCGCTTACCACTTCGCGCTGCCGAACAACTCCGGCGGCGCCACGCAGGCCGACTACTTCGTCAACAACGGCGGTGGCTGGTCCGGCGACGGCAGGACCCTGCCGCCTGCGCTGGACATCGAGTACAACCCCTACGGCGCCACCTGCTTCGGACTGTCGCGGGCCTCGATGATCAGCTGGATCAAGGCCTTCTCCGACCGGGTGCACTACCGCACCAACAAGTACCCGATGATCTACACGACCCTGGACTGGTGGACGACCTGCACCGGCAACACCAGCGCCTTCGCGGCCACCAACCCGTTCTGGATCGCCAGGTACAGCTCGACCCCGCCCACCCCGCCGGCAGGCAGCGCCACCTGGACCATGTGGCAGTACTCGGACTCCGGCATCTACCCGGGCGACCAGAACTACTTCAACGGCGCGTACACGCAGTTGCAGGCGCTGGCCACCAACCCGCACTGA
- the ugpC gene encoding sn-glycerol-3-phosphate ABC transporter ATP-binding protein UgpC, with protein MAEVQYVEASRLYPGNPVPAVNRLNLDVADGEFVVLVGPSGSGKSTALRMLAGLEDVDQGEIRIGGVDVSQKPPKDRDIAMVFQNYALYPHMSVAENMGFALKLKGVSKDERASKVLAAAKLLDLEPYLDRKPKALSGGQRQRVAMGRAIVREPSVFLMDEPLSNLDAKLRVETRANIAALQARLGTTTIYVTHDQVEAMTMGDRVALLKDGILQQVDTPRNLYDSPGNAFVAGFIGSPAMNLVKVPFGDNGAELGGLTIPIKPDAAAAARAAGLKEVILGIRPESFHVSESGQGLKLKATLVEELGADAFVYGELPGTKTHDVGDDGGAKPFTVRFDGRVPPKIGNEITLDVRTEETHAFNPETGERLGA; from the coding sequence ATGGCCGAAGTTCAGTACGTCGAGGCCTCACGTCTCTACCCCGGAAACCCGGTCCCCGCAGTCAACCGGCTCAACCTCGATGTCGCCGACGGCGAGTTCGTCGTCCTGGTGGGCCCGTCCGGATCAGGCAAGTCGACCGCCCTGCGGATGCTCGCCGGCCTTGAGGACGTCGACCAGGGTGAGATCCGGATCGGCGGCGTCGACGTCTCGCAGAAGCCGCCGAAGGACCGCGACATCGCGATGGTGTTCCAGAACTACGCCCTGTACCCGCACATGTCCGTCGCCGAGAACATGGGTTTCGCCTTGAAGCTCAAGGGCGTCTCCAAGGACGAGCGGGCCTCGAAGGTGCTGGCCGCGGCGAAGCTGCTCGACCTGGAGCCCTACCTTGACCGCAAGCCCAAGGCGCTGTCCGGTGGTCAGCGTCAGCGGGTCGCGATGGGCCGTGCGATCGTCCGCGAGCCCAGCGTGTTCCTGATGGACGAGCCACTGTCCAACCTCGACGCCAAGCTCCGGGTGGAGACCCGCGCCAACATCGCGGCGCTGCAGGCCCGGCTCGGCACCACCACGATCTACGTCACCCACGACCAGGTCGAGGCCATGACGATGGGCGACCGGGTGGCGCTGCTCAAGGACGGCATCCTGCAGCAGGTCGACACCCCGCGCAATCTCTATGACAGCCCCGGAAACGCGTTCGTGGCCGGCTTCATCGGGTCACCGGCGATGAACCTGGTCAAGGTGCCGTTCGGCGACAACGGCGCCGAGCTGGGCGGCCTCACCATCCCCATCAAGCCGGACGCCGCGGCCGCCGCGCGCGCCGCGGGGCTCAAGGAAGTCATCCTCGGCATCCGTCCGGAGTCCTTCCACGTCTCCGAGTCGGGCCAGGGCCTCAAGCTCAAGGCGACGCTGGTCGAGGAGCTGGGCGCCGACGCTTTCGTCTACGGCGAGCTGCCGGGCACCAAGACTCACGACGTGGGCGACGACGGCGGGGCCAAGCCGTTCACCGTCCGCTTCGACGGCCGGGTGCCTCCGAAGATCGGCAACGAGATCACCCTCGATGTCCGCACCGAGGAGACCCACGCGTTCAACCCCGAGACCGGTGAGCGCCTCGGCGCGTAA